Proteins encoded by one window of Synechococcus sp. WH 7805:
- the pheT gene encoding phenylalanine--tRNA ligase subunit beta, with protein MRVSLSWLKDLVQVNEPALELGDRLSMAGFEVEELEDLSLFAQGVVVGHVLEKNKHPNADKLSVCSVDVGAESPLQIVCGASNVRAGIHVPVAMVGAILPAVNLTIKAGELRGVSSQGMICSLAELGQTSDVDGIAILEELVPEVPAPGASIAPVLGLDDTVLELAITANRPDGLSMTGIAREVAALTGAALSLPETSAPTTVDALNPSPPSAEAMQTGGIYAVTEVKQLDGSSCSPQWIQQRLQRAGVKPVNAVVDIGNLVMLEQGQPLHAFDADALESICGQPITASDFGLRQAREKEAFRGLDGRDLSLDSRVQVVTCCDRAVAIAGVMGSEESGVTDQTRRIWLESALFTPSSVRISSRTTGQRTDSSSRYEKGVPREITLLAAGRALSLLESLLGAEIGRTWQCASEPGPAPVVGLRRSALHQLLGPLAPTDPDSAAQDLSDGQVEVCLKSLGCSLTSTEDGWDVVVPPSRRLDLLREVDLIEEVARLVGFDRFESHLPDPLSPGRLSLGQQAERRLRQRLCSFGLQEVTTLSLTRADDTDEARIAISNPLLAETSHLRTALWQEHLEICQRNLQSSQPGCWLFEIGNVFFPDASGVRQTSRLGGVICGERRLSRWLNSGKPSPLSYYEARGLLTSLFASLGLESMDRRLVDDDRLHPGRAATVVVEGKPLGCFGQLHPSLCEHFELPSETYLFDFDMALLLSAATRSNRWTPQFKPFSTLPASERDLAMVVSKSLPSADLLQAIRKAGKPLLESVELIDRFEAKQLGDDRCSQAFRLRYRGKDSTLTDDQIQPVHEKVRQALIKQFEVELRS; from the coding sequence ATGCGGGTTTCCCTCTCCTGGCTGAAGGATCTGGTTCAGGTGAATGAACCTGCCCTTGAGCTGGGGGATCGGCTGTCCATGGCGGGATTTGAGGTGGAGGAGCTTGAGGATCTCAGCCTCTTTGCGCAAGGCGTGGTTGTCGGTCACGTGCTGGAGAAGAACAAACATCCCAATGCCGACAAGTTGAGTGTTTGTTCGGTGGACGTGGGGGCTGAATCTCCACTTCAGATCGTTTGCGGGGCCTCCAATGTGCGCGCAGGGATTCATGTGCCGGTGGCCATGGTCGGTGCCATCCTTCCGGCTGTGAATCTGACCATCAAGGCCGGTGAGCTGAGAGGGGTGAGCAGCCAGGGAATGATCTGTTCCCTCGCAGAGCTTGGGCAAACCAGTGATGTTGACGGAATTGCCATCCTCGAGGAACTCGTCCCTGAGGTTCCAGCACCGGGTGCATCGATCGCCCCAGTGCTTGGGCTCGACGACACCGTTCTTGAACTGGCCATCACAGCGAATCGACCCGATGGACTGTCAATGACGGGCATCGCCCGTGAAGTCGCTGCCCTCACAGGCGCTGCACTGTCTCTTCCTGAGACATCAGCACCCACAACAGTTGATGCACTGAATCCCAGCCCACCATCGGCCGAAGCCATGCAAACAGGTGGCATTTATGCCGTCACTGAGGTTAAGCAACTCGATGGCTCAAGCTGCTCCCCTCAATGGATTCAGCAGCGTCTTCAACGCGCTGGTGTGAAGCCGGTGAATGCGGTAGTGGATATCGGCAATCTGGTGATGCTTGAACAGGGTCAGCCTCTGCATGCATTCGACGCTGATGCTCTCGAGTCCATCTGCGGACAACCCATCACAGCATCCGATTTCGGCCTGCGTCAGGCTCGCGAGAAAGAAGCGTTCCGTGGTTTGGATGGTCGGGATTTGTCCCTGGATTCCCGTGTGCAGGTGGTGACGTGCTGCGATCGAGCTGTTGCGATTGCTGGCGTGATGGGCAGTGAGGAGAGCGGGGTCACCGATCAAACACGGCGCATCTGGTTGGAATCTGCTCTCTTCACTCCGTCCTCCGTGCGCATCAGTAGCCGAACTACGGGACAACGCACTGATTCCAGCAGTCGTTATGAGAAAGGGGTGCCACGGGAAATCACTCTGTTGGCTGCCGGCCGCGCTCTTTCACTCCTGGAATCGTTACTGGGAGCCGAAATCGGACGCACGTGGCAGTGTGCGTCCGAGCCAGGTCCAGCGCCCGTAGTTGGTCTACGTCGGAGCGCTCTGCATCAGTTATTAGGACCACTGGCGCCTACAGATCCTGATTCAGCGGCTCAGGATCTGAGTGATGGTCAAGTTGAAGTATGCCTGAAGTCTCTTGGCTGCTCGCTGACGTCAACAGAGGACGGATGGGATGTGGTTGTCCCTCCGTCGCGTCGCCTTGACCTCCTGCGTGAAGTTGACCTCATCGAAGAGGTGGCCCGCCTTGTTGGATTTGATCGTTTTGAATCCCACCTGCCCGATCCTCTAAGCCCAGGCCGGCTTTCTCTAGGTCAACAGGCTGAACGTCGCCTGCGTCAGCGTTTGTGTTCGTTCGGCCTTCAGGAGGTCACAACGCTCTCGCTGACTCGAGCGGATGACACAGATGAGGCCAGGATTGCCATCAGCAACCCCCTCCTCGCCGAAACAAGTCACCTGCGTACGGCCCTCTGGCAGGAGCATCTGGAAATCTGCCAGCGCAATCTGCAATCGTCCCAACCCGGTTGTTGGCTGTTTGAGATCGGCAACGTGTTCTTCCCCGATGCCAGCGGGGTTCGCCAGACATCCCGCCTCGGTGGTGTGATCTGTGGTGAGCGACGGCTCTCCCGGTGGCTCAACAGTGGCAAACCTTCGCCTCTGAGTTACTACGAAGCACGTGGGCTGCTCACGTCTCTCTTTGCCTCCCTGGGACTTGAGAGCATGGATCGTCGTCTCGTAGACGACGATCGTCTCCATCCAGGCCGTGCCGCCACGGTTGTCGTGGAAGGAAAACCTCTGGGATGTTTCGGGCAGCTGCACCCATCGCTTTGCGAACACTTCGAGTTGCCATCGGAGACCTACCTCTTTGATTTCGATATGGCACTTCTTCTCAGTGCCGCCACCCGAAGCAACCGCTGGACCCCACAGTTCAAGCCTTTTTCCACCCTTCCAGCGTCGGAGCGAGATCTGGCAATGGTGGTTTCCAAATCCCTCCCGTCCGCTGATCTGTTGCAGGCCATCCGCAAGGCTGGCAAACCCTTACTGGAGTCGGTCGAACTCATTGATCGCTTTGAGGCCAAGCAGTTGGGTGACGACCGTTGCAGTCAGGCGTTCCGGCTGCGCTACCGCGGCAAGGACAGCACTCTCACCGATGATCAGATACAGCCGGTGCATGAGAAGGTGCGTCAGGCCCTGATCAAGCAGTTCGAGGTGGAACTGCGGAGCTGA
- the rpsR gene encoding 30S ribosomal protein S18 has product MSSSFFKKRLSPIKPGDPIDYKDVDLLKKFITERGKILPRRLTGLTAKQQRDLTNAVKRARIVALLPFVNPEG; this is encoded by the coding sequence ATGTCCAGCTCCTTTTTCAAGAAGCGTCTTTCACCGATCAAGCCCGGTGATCCCATCGATTACAAAGATGTGGATCTGCTCAAGAAATTCATCACAGAGCGCGGCAAGATTCTGCCCCGCCGTCTGACCGGTCTCACAGCAAAACAGCAACGTGACCTCACCAATGCAGTGAAACGTGCTCGCATCGTGGCTCTTCTGCCATTTGTGAATCCCGAGGGCTGA
- a CDS encoding allophycocyanin subunit alpha-B has translation MSVVRDLILKADDDLRYPSSGELNSIVEFLSQGSVRLSVVRILSDNEKKIVDESARQLFSLRPEYVAPGGNAYGQKQRAQCLRDYSWYLRLVTYGVLAGSTEMIEQIGLVGAREMYNSLGVPMPGMVDAMRAMREAALVLLSDDQQRLAGPYFDFLIQGMQTST, from the coding sequence ATGAGCGTTGTAAGGGATCTGATCCTCAAAGCGGATGACGATCTGCGCTATCCCAGCAGCGGTGAACTGAATTCGATTGTCGAGTTTCTCAGCCAAGGCTCCGTGCGCCTTTCAGTGGTGCGAATCCTCTCTGATAACGAGAAGAAGATTGTTGATGAGTCCGCACGCCAATTATTCAGTCTTCGTCCGGAGTATGTCGCTCCTGGTGGTAACGCCTACGGACAAAAACAGCGTGCCCAATGCTTGAGGGATTACAGCTGGTATTTGCGCCTTGTCACGTACGGTGTTTTGGCTGGTAGTACCGAGATGATCGAGCAGATCGGCTTGGTTGGTGCGCGTGAGATGTACAACAGCCTTGGCGTTCCCATGCCAGGAATGGTGGATGCCATGCGAGCAATGCGTGAGGCTGCCTTGGTTCTTCTCTCTGATGATCAACAGAGGCTTGCAGGGCCCTACTTCGATTTCCTGATTCAGGGCATGCAGACCAGCACCTGA
- a CDS encoding sigma-70 family RNA polymerase sigma factor — protein MTPIARHYAQRCGIDADDLRQVGLMGLLRAAENFNTERCTPFKAFARPHIRGAILHYLRDNASVVRFPRRLQSDKEMNESGKQCHGLLLRRVYCGDETVADTKSETIEEIDQMERSRLIQEALKSLRSPERSAIQEVVLDGRSLRAAGRVAGVSAMTMQRRVKRGLSRLRLKLEPQLWAD, from the coding sequence GTGACTCCGATCGCTAGGCACTACGCCCAACGTTGCGGAATCGATGCCGACGATCTGAGACAAGTAGGACTCATGGGTCTGCTCCGAGCGGCGGAGAACTTCAACACGGAACGCTGTACACCGTTCAAAGCATTCGCCAGACCGCATATCCGTGGAGCCATCCTCCATTACCTGAGAGACAACGCATCCGTCGTGCGCTTCCCAAGACGCCTGCAGTCAGACAAGGAGATGAACGAGTCTGGAAAACAGTGCCATGGACTCTTGCTGCGAAGGGTTTACTGCGGCGATGAGACCGTTGCAGACACCAAAAGCGAAACCATCGAGGAGATCGATCAGATGGAACGCTCAAGACTGATTCAAGAGGCTTTGAAGTCGTTGCGTAGCCCTGAACGATCGGCCATCCAGGAAGTTGTCCTCGATGGCAGAAGCCTCAGAGCCGCGGGGAGAGTGGCAGGGGTTAGCGCAATGACCATGCAGCGGCGCGTCAAGCGCGGGCTTTCGAGGCTTCGGTTGAAGCTCGAGCCTCAGCTTTGGGCCGACTGA
- a CDS encoding CIA30 family protein has product MTTPPPQPAPQIRVIASGAAFNAWSSLNDTIMGGSSRAGCRITDDGLLLEGDVVSEGGGFVSCRSPVFKPPLDLTAYRGLRLSLDGQGRSFKFAVACRDGVLGLTELIPGGLRWVSTVPTQPNGLTVVEIPFAQLKPVVRASPIKLPLRFDSSCITRLQLLHSRFGDDGEANPGYRSGSIQLLIRSIEAF; this is encoded by the coding sequence TTGACAACCCCACCGCCCCAGCCCGCTCCCCAGATTCGAGTGATTGCATCTGGGGCGGCCTTTAACGCTTGGTCCAGTTTGAACGACACGATCATGGGTGGCTCAAGCCGAGCCGGCTGTCGAATCACCGATGACGGACTGCTGCTGGAAGGCGACGTGGTGAGCGAAGGCGGTGGATTCGTCAGTTGCCGTTCTCCGGTCTTCAAGCCGCCGTTGGATCTGACGGCTTACCGCGGTCTTCGCCTGTCCCTGGATGGTCAGGGGCGGAGTTTCAAGTTTGCGGTGGCCTGCCGCGATGGTGTTCTTGGTTTGACTGAGCTCATTCCTGGCGGGTTGCGATGGGTGTCCACCGTGCCGACCCAGCCGAATGGACTAACCGTGGTGGAGATTCCCTTTGCTCAGCTCAAGCCTGTGGTGAGGGCAAGCCCTATCAAATTGCCACTCCGGTTTGATTCTTCCTGCATCACGCGCCTTCAGCTGCTCCATTCCCGATTCGGTGACGACGGCGAGGCCAACCCCGGCTACCGATCTGGATCCATCCAGCTCTTGATCCGTTCGATTGAAGCCTTCTGA
- a CDS encoding DUF3370 domain-containing protein, giving the protein MAGQRARPLNGTFNNVPVLHSNQPEIVKGPGILVNTAPGQAIAAETNRPLQNATYTFNGEFGLHMHHKYYPEDSNKLGGRRARGLLTVAAIAINPGSTPITLRFQQGSVKNSFEAPYQANNLMGVKPLGRRPWNTGPGDATAVQILRGELDRRLPESVVIPPNSKKVIVSSVLPARGIMNGLLHGKSDGPFQMAVVAAEETKDENELIAVLNRGRLAPGRIYLNRLREIQAGTVFSRVAGVALGDEYKASIRHDLDQGPLHVPFTSTRKHHFGTRDIQVNPLTTKMVDSAVNNVGTYGVRFDIDLNLSGEGTHDLVLSHPVASGRPPFTAFRGSIGIKTDEGYQEVHVGMRSGQSLSIAKLNLKRKSLNKVTVSVVYPADATPGHLLSVVPDTQLAMLRQREETQEAARKAQAAAKERKIRPATPPPTITAKPKPTPTTTPEPKTASKQNTQKPNTFTPPPPPPLIIAPRGGLNPMPPAMIMPQRVNSTLEQRYREAIKAQQEWLRRLQGR; this is encoded by the coding sequence ATGGCAGGCCAGCGAGCCAGACCATTGAATGGAACGTTCAATAATGTTCCGGTTCTGCATTCCAACCAGCCCGAGATTGTTAAGGGACCGGGAATTCTGGTCAATACAGCACCTGGACAAGCCATAGCTGCAGAAACGAATCGGCCGCTCCAGAACGCGACTTATACGTTCAATGGTGAATTTGGCCTGCATATGCACCATAAGTACTACCCGGAAGACTCCAACAAGTTGGGAGGACGTAGGGCCAGAGGACTTCTAACTGTGGCCGCAATAGCCATCAATCCTGGATCAACACCGATTACGCTTCGCTTTCAGCAGGGTTCAGTCAAAAACAGTTTTGAAGCCCCTTATCAAGCCAATAATCTGATGGGGGTAAAGCCTCTGGGTCGAAGGCCCTGGAACACAGGCCCAGGTGATGCAACGGCCGTGCAGATTCTCCGAGGTGAGCTCGATCGCCGACTTCCCGAATCAGTGGTGATTCCACCAAACAGCAAGAAGGTGATTGTGAGCAGCGTTCTCCCTGCTCGGGGAATCATGAACGGACTGCTTCACGGAAAAAGCGATGGACCCTTCCAGATGGCTGTAGTCGCAGCAGAAGAAACGAAAGATGAGAATGAATTGATTGCAGTTCTCAATCGTGGACGCCTCGCTCCCGGACGTATTTATCTCAATCGCCTGAGGGAGATTCAAGCAGGAACAGTCTTTTCTCGTGTTGCTGGCGTCGCTCTAGGTGATGAATACAAGGCATCCATCAGACACGACCTTGATCAAGGACCTTTGCATGTTCCGTTCACAAGTACCCGAAAGCATCACTTTGGAACTCGTGACATTCAAGTCAATCCATTAACCACCAAAATGGTGGATTCTGCAGTGAATAATGTCGGTACATACGGCGTTAGATTCGATATCGATTTGAATCTTTCTGGTGAAGGGACGCACGATTTAGTCCTCAGCCATCCTGTGGCATCAGGGCGTCCACCATTCACTGCGTTTCGAGGGTCGATCGGCATCAAAACTGACGAGGGGTATCAAGAAGTTCACGTTGGAATGCGCTCAGGACAGAGCCTTTCCATTGCCAAACTCAATCTCAAACGCAAGTCTCTAAACAAAGTCACAGTGAGTGTTGTGTATCCAGCGGATGCAACCCCTGGGCACCTGCTGAGCGTCGTTCCTGATACCCAGCTCGCCATGCTCAGACAACGGGAAGAAACGCAGGAAGCAGCTCGCAAGGCCCAGGCTGCTGCCAAAGAGCGCAAGATTCGTCCTGCGACACCACCACCGACAATCACAGCAAAACCGAAACCGACACCAACGACGACACCGGAACCCAAAACTGCCTCAAAGCAAAACACTCAGAAGCCCAACACGTTCACGCCGCCACCGCCACCCCCGCTCATCATTGCGCCTCGTGGAGGACTCAATCCGATGCCACCGGCGATGATCATGCCCCAACGCGTCAACAGCACCCTGGAACAGCGTTATCGCGAAGCGATCAAAGCCCAGCAGGAATGGCTGCGTCGTCTCCAGGGTCGATAG
- the pgl gene encoding 6-phosphogluconolactonase, whose protein sequence is MNSYRIERASDPQDLARSAAEHIGAAIDLALDQRDRAQIALSGGSTPARAYDILGQAHLPWDRVDVFLGDERWVAADDESSNARMLRNTLLKAGYPGSRACFHPVPTVELPTAEASAEAFASLVTKVCAGDPPVFDLMLLGLGDDGHTASLFPGTEAPKVLDQWTTIGRGKGLDRITLTAPVLSAARQVLFLVSGEGKHQALSRLIDPSESAERTPAKLVSPSTEILVLADQAASQGL, encoded by the coding sequence ATGAACTCTTATCGCATCGAGCGGGCTTCAGATCCTCAGGATCTGGCCCGCAGCGCCGCTGAGCACATTGGTGCTGCCATCGATTTGGCTCTGGATCAGCGCGATCGTGCTCAGATTGCTCTTTCTGGCGGCAGCACTCCAGCACGTGCTTACGACATTCTTGGTCAAGCGCATCTGCCGTGGGACCGTGTGGATGTTTTTCTTGGAGATGAACGCTGGGTCGCCGCTGATGATGAATCCAGCAATGCTCGGATGTTGCGCAACACGCTTCTGAAAGCTGGTTACCCGGGTTCACGCGCCTGCTTTCATCCAGTACCCACCGTGGAGCTGCCCACGGCAGAAGCCAGTGCGGAGGCTTTTGCTTCCTTGGTGACCAAGGTCTGTGCGGGAGATCCGCCGGTGTTTGATCTCATGCTTCTCGGACTTGGTGATGACGGCCACACCGCTTCGCTGTTTCCAGGGACGGAAGCGCCGAAGGTGCTTGATCAATGGACCACGATCGGTCGAGGCAAGGGACTCGATCGGATCACACTCACTGCGCCGGTGTTGAGTGCAGCAAGACAAGTTCTGTTCCTCGTCAGTGGAGAAGGCAAACATCAGGCACTGTCTCGCCTGATTGATCCTTCGGAATCTGCCGAACGGACTCCTGCCAAACTGGTGTCTCCGAGCACAGAGATTCTTGTGCTCGCTGATCAGGCTGCATCTCAAGGTCTTTGA
- the rlmD gene encoding 23S rRNA (uracil(1939)-C(5))-methyltransferase RlmD, translating into MTSRVDSPKPGLTISVQGEDLDQQGRGIARWNGWVITVPELIPGEDASVQLLQRQRRLWHGKKIKSIKPSPDARRPPCILAHACGGCTLQHISVNAQNQWKQEHLKATLLRIGGVTTLAGPLISPEDESLGYRNRALIPIQRGEGGLRLGYYRRGSHRIVNLNHCPVLDPRLDALIEPIKNDLALTDWPMDSDLRGEPGLRHLGLRIGVRTGQILISLVAATDHLPGLDRLTAEWMQRWPQLKGVTLNVQPKRSNTVIGEQTLCIQGDDVIEENFCGLSLQLGTTTFFQVNTTRAEQVVTMICDWIHASAPSANVIDAYCGIGTIALPLAASGLNVVGLEINRDSVIQAQENAQRNGLEKVCFLDGDVAEHLEQLLPHHQALVVDPPRKGLAPAVLQMILAIPPAFLIYLSCDPATLARDLQQLAGPDGPYRIEQIKPVDFFPQTSHLECLVMMIRVSSAVPPRTA; encoded by the coding sequence ATGACATCACGCGTTGATTCACCCAAGCCAGGCCTGACCATCTCGGTTCAGGGAGAGGATCTCGACCAGCAGGGACGGGGGATCGCACGCTGGAATGGCTGGGTGATCACGGTCCCGGAACTGATTCCCGGAGAGGACGCCAGCGTTCAGCTGCTGCAACGGCAGAGGCGGCTATGGCATGGCAAGAAGATCAAGAGCATCAAGCCCTCACCCGATGCCAGGCGACCACCATGCATCCTTGCGCATGCGTGCGGTGGATGCACGCTCCAGCACATCAGCGTGAATGCGCAGAACCAATGGAAACAGGAACACCTCAAAGCCACCCTGCTGCGGATCGGAGGTGTCACGACCTTGGCTGGGCCCTTGATCAGCCCCGAGGATGAATCCCTTGGGTATCGAAATCGAGCGCTGATTCCCATTCAACGCGGTGAAGGAGGACTTCGGCTCGGCTATTACCGCCGAGGAAGTCACCGCATCGTCAATCTCAATCATTGTCCGGTGCTCGACCCGCGACTGGACGCCTTGATCGAGCCCATCAAGAACGATCTGGCCTTGACCGACTGGCCGATGGATTCTGATTTGCGAGGTGAACCGGGTCTCCGACACCTCGGGCTGCGGATCGGCGTGCGAACCGGTCAGATTCTGATTTCACTCGTTGCGGCAACGGATCATCTTCCAGGGCTGGACCGACTCACTGCGGAGTGGATGCAGCGTTGGCCGCAGCTGAAGGGAGTCACCCTGAATGTGCAACCCAAGCGCAGTAACACCGTGATCGGCGAGCAGACCCTCTGCATTCAGGGCGATGACGTGATTGAAGAGAACTTCTGCGGCCTGTCGCTACAGCTCGGAACCACCACGTTCTTTCAGGTGAACACCACACGAGCAGAGCAGGTTGTCACGATGATTTGCGACTGGATCCATGCGTCAGCACCATCAGCCAACGTGATCGATGCGTACTGCGGCATCGGAACCATTGCCTTGCCGCTGGCAGCCTCAGGCTTGAACGTGGTCGGACTGGAAATCAATCGAGACTCCGTGATCCAGGCCCAAGAGAATGCGCAACGCAATGGGCTTGAAAAGGTTTGCTTTCTCGATGGCGACGTCGCTGAACATCTTGAGCAACTCCTGCCACACCACCAGGCTCTCGTCGTCGACCCTCCCCGCAAGGGGCTGGCACCGGCGGTGTTACAGATGATTCTTGCGATCCCTCCCGCTTTCCTGATCTACCTGAGCTGTGATCCCGCGACCCTGGCGAGGGATCTGCAACAACTTGCAGGACCTGATGGGCCTTATCGGATTGAACAGATCAAGCCTGTGGATTTCTTCCCCCAGACCTCCCATCTCGAGTGTCTGGTGATGATGATTCGCGTCAGCTCCGCAGTTCCACCTCGAACTGCTTGA
- the rpmG gene encoding 50S ribosomal protein L33: MAKNKGVRIVVTLECTECRSSTEKRSQGVSRYTTEKNRRNTTERLEIKKFCPHDNKMTIHKEIK; this comes from the coding sequence ATGGCCAAGAACAAGGGCGTCCGGATCGTTGTCACTCTTGAGTGCACCGAATGCCGGTCCAGCACCGAAAAACGTTCCCAGGGTGTGTCTCGATACACCACTGAAAAAAACCGTCGGAACACCACCGAGCGGTTGGAGATCAAGAAGTTTTGTCCTCATGACAACAAAATGACGATTCACAAAGAGATCAAGTGA
- a CDS encoding ribonuclease catalytic domain-containing protein produces the protein MSVGFKAKEQLLPARQITLIASNASSSDVAGRLGAFPWEFTEKDLALASLKRRDWGQAWVLLAESGETSELEEFADLVYGTSDALHCAATWLALKAEEQDLFRIKQERICPRSLQEIRNRRHDRRRQHLAQIRFKRWMAFLSKQGEGDKELDPLHKEWIEQLIRFSAGSINLDDLSTELRQSLTSLRLDQNRGDVRERLVTLGQLDPHQLSSIAGTAWTNGFSAELIAEAERVLNGCLDDHPGDSERIDLTHQTCVTIDDAETRDIDDALGLERLADDQLRIWIHIADPGRLITTGSPLDLEARRRGSSLYLARGILPMFPSNLSTEVFSLKAGQRNAAWSTWVDLDHTGDVKTSGMCRSWVTPRYRLTYEDADELIDFAPPEEADLSNLHALLATRRRWRLERGALLMDLPEGRIRCRDGQPTVEITEPSPSREMVAEAMILCGTVAATKGIENALALPFRSQLPAELPSAAQLEELADGAVRFAAIKRCLSRGLMGTTPAAHFSLGVPAYTQATSPIRRYGDLVVQRQFAAMLSPDGHDDPLDTESLQTLLQQIETAVREGIAVTREDQRHWQQVWFEHHSSERWPVDFLRWLRPQDRLGLVRIEDLALDIAASCPTGCEPGDALVLKVAGVDSIRDQLHLVADVNGTV, from the coding sequence TTGAGCGTGGGTTTCAAAGCCAAAGAGCAGCTGCTCCCGGCCCGACAGATCACTCTGATTGCCTCCAATGCTTCCTCCTCTGATGTGGCAGGAAGACTGGGGGCTTTTCCATGGGAATTCACCGAGAAAGACCTAGCACTCGCAAGTCTCAAGCGTCGCGACTGGGGCCAGGCATGGGTCTTACTTGCTGAATCAGGTGAGACTTCTGAGCTTGAGGAATTCGCTGATCTTGTTTACGGAACCAGTGATGCACTGCACTGCGCAGCAACCTGGTTAGCGCTAAAGGCTGAAGAGCAAGATTTATTTCGAATCAAGCAAGAGCGGATTTGCCCACGGTCGCTTCAAGAAATTCGAAACCGACGTCACGATCGCCGGCGACAACACCTTGCGCAGATCCGGTTCAAGCGCTGGATGGCCTTCCTCAGCAAACAGGGTGAAGGAGACAAGGAGCTGGATCCACTTCACAAGGAGTGGATTGAACAGCTCATCCGTTTCTCCGCTGGAAGCATCAACCTGGACGACCTGTCGACAGAGCTTCGTCAGTCTTTGACGAGTTTGCGCCTGGATCAGAACCGGGGGGACGTTCGCGAGCGCCTCGTGACCCTTGGCCAACTCGATCCTCACCAGCTCTCCTCGATCGCGGGAACGGCCTGGACCAACGGCTTCAGCGCCGAGCTCATCGCTGAAGCCGAGCGTGTGCTCAATGGCTGCCTGGACGATCACCCCGGGGATTCAGAGCGCATTGATCTGACCCATCAGACTTGCGTCACCATCGACGATGCCGAAACCAGGGATATTGACGATGCCCTGGGGCTTGAGCGACTGGCTGATGACCAACTCCGGATTTGGATTCACATCGCAGATCCTGGTCGTCTGATCACAACCGGCTCTCCTCTGGATCTCGAAGCTCGCCGCAGGGGGAGCAGTTTGTACCTGGCCAGGGGAATCTTGCCGATGTTCCCCTCGAACCTGTCAACCGAGGTGTTCAGCCTCAAAGCAGGTCAGCGAAACGCTGCCTGGAGCACTTGGGTGGATCTTGATCACACGGGAGACGTCAAAACGAGCGGGATGTGTCGTAGCTGGGTGACCCCTCGTTACCGACTCACCTACGAGGATGCAGACGAATTGATTGATTTCGCGCCACCGGAAGAAGCCGATCTCTCCAATCTTCATGCACTGCTGGCCACCAGACGTCGTTGGCGCCTCGAACGCGGAGCGTTGTTGATGGATCTACCGGAAGGTCGGATTCGCTGTCGCGATGGGCAGCCAACCGTTGAAATCACCGAGCCCAGCCCGTCCCGAGAGATGGTCGCCGAAGCCATGATTCTTTGCGGCACCGTTGCCGCCACAAAGGGCATTGAGAATGCATTGGCGCTCCCTTTCCGAAGTCAGCTGCCTGCAGAGCTTCCATCGGCGGCTCAACTCGAGGAACTTGCTGACGGTGCCGTTCGGTTCGCCGCCATCAAGCGCTGCCTCAGTCGTGGATTGATGGGAACCACACCGGCAGCTCATTTCAGCCTTGGTGTTCCTGCCTATACCCAGGCCACATCACCGATCAGACGCTATGGCGATCTGGTGGTGCAGCGGCAGTTCGCCGCCATGCTCTCACCAGATGGACATGACGACCCTCTGGATACGGAGTCATTGCAGACTCTTCTCCAACAGATAGAAACAGCGGTTCGCGAGGGAATCGCCGTGACCCGCGAAGATCAACGACACTGGCAACAGGTTTGGTTCGAGCATCACTCCAGTGAGCGCTGGCCGGTTGATTTTCTGCGCTGGTTGCGTCCCCAGGATCGTTTGGGACTGGTGCGTATCGAAGACCTGGCTCTTGATATCGCTGCAAGCTGTCCGACTGGCTGTGAACCCGGTGATGCGTTGGTGCTGAAGGTGGCAGGAGTTGATTCCATCCGCGATCAGTTGCATCTGGTCGCGGACGTCAACGGGACTGTCTGA